GTTTCGTACCAGACTAAGAGCTGTGGTCCCACGAAGCAGCAAATATAGTTTACcctgaaattaataaaatatcagaATCTCTATTGGCTGGCAATAATTAAGTATCAATCTATATCATCATTTCTGCCTTTCTGGGTTCAATAGATAAAGCAAAATCACTGTATAATAAGAACATCAGGGATGATTTTTTATTAGAAACCGTTAAACTATCAAAGACTGGATTCATCAGTATAGTCACTATTATTTTAGCACAAACCTCAACTAGATGAAGATTAGAAGCACGACTGAGAAGAGAAAATGACATGAATCAACATGGTTCCAGAGAAAATGAACATGAATCAACATTCCAATGCTGGCtaggaaaagagcaacaaaaagatTGCGAATAAGTTCAATCTGCAGAGAAAGTGAACATGTCAAATTCCTGCTATAAAATACTTTTTACCACCAAGCATTCCAGTTAAGAAACTAGGTTCATGAAATAATCAACAAATTTATAAATGATAGAAAAATGAGAACCAGATTGTAAACAATGGCTTTCCAGAAGGAATTTCTATAAATATCCCAGTCTTGTGAAGAACATATATATGGAGTACACCTTTTATATATATGCTTTAAGAGAATGGAGTACTGGAAAATTCCTTTAAATACTTATGAATATGAGTCAATAAACAAAGACTGATCAGCATGAGAAGAGTTCACCTCATCAATACCAAAAATACCACCATTGATTGTAAATGTTAAGTTAGGAAAATCATGTAAAAGGCCGTAAAAATATTCATATCTGCATTAGAGAGCATGAAACATCATTGGTGACCCAATATATAATATGATTGCAAAAGTCAATTTCTACTAGAACTTACTTTAGTGGAGGAATATTCCGATTTTCAACTGGGCTAATGCCATTGAGCAATCCCTTCCTTGAGTGAATTATGAAATGCTTAGTGGGAGAGAAAGACGAAACATTGTAAATGAAGTCacctgaaaaaaaaaagtatgttaAATATTTTATTGAATGAATTATAACTAAAATCTAAATACCATCAATAGCAGTGTACAATAGAGATCCATTTAACTTTAGGACAACGGTATTTGAGCATATTTAAGAATACTAGAAATTTgcaaaataacagaaattaaaagaaGCAATTGCTGAATTGGCAGTTCCAAACTGCTATATGCTATATTATAACTATCACATTATTTGATCCATATACATAATCCCACTTATTGAGAAAAGGTTTTGTTGTTGTCACTGTTGGTCTTGTTCAATTGCGTTATAATGATTAAGAAAATgagtagaaaaaataaaaaataatattgattTCAGATTGGCATAAGTTATCATCATTAACAAATGGgtgaagaaacaaaaaataatactGATTTCAAATTGGCACAAGTGACAAATAAAAGTTTTATAAGTTTGTTCTCTAATCTATTCTCAATTGAAGATGCACAAATCTACTAACGGGTTAGCAACCCAACTTAAAACCCCATTGTTACTATAGCAATCGAATAACAGAGTACACTTTTCATTATAATAACCGCATAAACAGCACAGCCATAAGCCCATAACTATCGATTCACTTTTCAGTTACCATTTTTATACACGAAATCTTATCAATACAGGAATGTACCATACCTTGCTGTATACTATAGGATTCTATCTGGAGTGGAAAGGAAAATGTAGAGTTCTCTGTGCATTGCTTTTGTAGATAATAAACAGGAAGGCCTGAAAAGAAAGCGGATTCAAGAAAATTGGTGTTTTCTGTCTTTGATGCTGATCCCTATTTTGATATTTGCACCAGTATCCAATTTTCACATAGAAAGAACAcaaaaattgaaatcaaaattaGATTTACACTTAGAAACTGAAACTTTGCCATCAACAAGAGAAcattgtaaattaaaataaaaaaataactcacCAGCAGATCTGTGGACAAACTAGCCATCACATTAGATGTATTCATAGTAAAGTTACTAGGGATCATATTCCTGTACAAAACTGTCAAAAAGAAGAAACGAACAGGgttaagaaatttaaaattttgaacctCATCTTCCTATTCAAGTAGTACGCAAGAAAAATTGGAACAAGTAACACAATGCAACtgtttagagattaatttataaCTAGTAAATCAAATTAATATCACAAAGGCACACGAAAATCAAATCAATATCAATCAACAGCAAAAGCAACCAGCAGCTATATGAACAAACAAACAAGCAAACATCTAATTACCAAGCAATGAAGAAAATCCTGCTCTTGGGGATATTGCCTTCGGTCAAGAACTCGAAATCATATATAGCATAGCGGCACTCATTAGGAGGGAGGCAAGCAGCGAAATCTTTGTAGCCTTGAGCTGGCTCACCAAGCTTCTCCACAATGACTTGCTTTTGATTCTCCTCAATCTTGAAAACTATGAACCTGTGAGTCCTTTTTGTCTTGAGCTCCAAAAACCACAACTTACAGTCATCATGGACCGCCATTCCGGAAGCTGCATTTTCCTGAGAGATTGAAAGGCACACCAAAGCAAAGCAATTATGATCAAGCAGATACCCACACGAATCATTACTCACGCATACTTTAATCTTTTTGCCACTTGAGTAGCTAATAGTTCCTCAACGAAAAACAAAATCAAGTGATTTCGATCTTCACCCCTAATTTGATATACAGTCAACAAATTAGAGGGGAAGATTCCGTGGATGAGATCCCAAAGCATGTTATAAATTTTAGGGTTAGCAAGACTAAAATTAGGAATAGAAATCAATAATCAAATCTAGAAGGGAATGATACAATGATCAGATCGAGGATGTGGAAGAAGCCATAACATTAGCAACACAAACGCAAAGTGCCCAAACCGATGATCAAAATATTTACAAATTTcgaaactaaaaaataaataataaggagCTAGCAAGAAAATTGAAGCACTATGAAAAGAGACAAGAAGTGGAAATAGAGGAGAAACAAAGAGGCCAAACCATACCATGGTTGCGTTCGCGTTGCCTTTGAAACTTGAAGAGAGGGAAGTAAAGGAAGGAGAAGATATAGGAATGGATTTGAAAAGCTAGGGCTTGTGCGAAGATAGCCGCCGCATTGACTGGAGGAGATGATGGTTGTAGCGTTGAGAAGATATGCGAGCTTGAGGGGGCGGTGGTGGTGGAGCTTGAGCTTGCTTTGTTCTGCGAACGAGAAAGAACGAGAGAGATAGGGGTTGTGTTTTTACTGGTTCAGTGTttaaaaaagaggagaagaaggagaaggtagcTGCGGCGGTGAAGGTGGCCGGCGGTGGCGCTGTGGgttaggaaagaagaagaagaagttgccCGTTGAGTCGTTGACGGAGAAGAAGGGTGAGGAATGCTAGGTTTGATTTGTGTACTGTGAATGGagctttgataaacccatattttatgatatattttgtgctcaatttaagtgatttattgaatccttcacccacttattcatgtgaaattgcatggttttactttcccttccttattatgtgatatatgtgaaaaacatatttcctatgctttaaaaatatttattttaattaccttttattaccattcaatgccgtgatttgtgtgttaagtattttcagatctcctaaggcaggaatgatttaaaggatggaaaggaaacatacaaaaatagaaggaaagcacaaaatggagtttttgaagaaactggcagcgacgcgaacgcatggacgacgtggccgcatgcctagcgcgaaaatgcagtgacgcaaacgcgtgactgacgcggacgcgtgccttgagcagaacacaaataacgcgtacgcgtgaccgaagcgaacgcgtgataaggaaaacttcagatgacgcggacgcgtgacagacgccatgcaccagaaaatgctcccagtgatttctgaaaccctttttggcccagatccaagtccagaaaatacagattagaggttacaaagtgggggaatgcatccattcatagagaaGCTTTCGGATCATTcgcttttcatagtttagatgtagtttttagagagagaggttctctcctctctcttagattttaagattaggattcctcttaaagaatttaggatttcaactcttcatcgggttcaatatttcttttactttatatttctctcttactttcagatactttaatgcttttctttaattacttatgttgccaaattggcttatgaactctctatgtttagattaattttctcttattaatgcaattgaggtatttcagatttatgattcttatttagctttttatattcttggctttaattgattaactggaggctcttgagttatcaatcttatcgtgattgattgttatgtctgctaattgactggaatcccactaactctagtctttccttaggagttggctaggacttggggatctaactaattagttcacttgactttcccttgctttcgtaaaggttaactaagtgggattaaactcaattctcataagagtaactaggataggacttccgaattttcataccttgccaagagtttattttatagttatttatttactttacttgtcatttaaattacttgttccttactttcaaaaccccaatctacaagactcataaccattaataagaacacctccctacagttccttgagaagacgacccgaggtttaaatactttggttatcaatttttaaggggtttgttacttgtgacaaccaaacgtttgtaagaaaggttgattgcttggtctagaaactatacttgcaacgagaacttattataacttctaaagcATTAATCTTCagtctcttcaaaatggcgctgttgccgggaattgcaaacgtgtgccttattattggttattgtaaatatttttttccttttacttgtttatttgtttttttccccttttttctctattagctactatgaattctcacaccctctcgctttgagtttggttctaaatctgttgaaaggggtggaagctataacaggaatgtgcatcaaggtatAAGCAATCGAAGATAGATGGAGCCAAGAGgccctgatcaaccctttaggcaacaacacccttcaagatatcatgggcaaggaccactctacaatgcataccaagctgataaatatggtggacccccttgtaattaccaacaagccccaccctgtgcttatagaccatcctctcaacatagctttgaaccaccacactcacaagttccttttcaccattcaccaccgtatgacccttatccaccacaattccaatccaattactcccaagaaccaccacattcttattatgaaccctctctcccaaataatgaaccctcataccccccaacctccagtgaatgacaaacttcgtgttcttcttcaagggcaagcgaagatgcaaaggggcgtactggaactcactactgccttaactgaggtagtaaatataatagtttcccaacatctgagcactcaaagtactcccatggctacatgtgaagaatctaaagaagagcgtagcatgaaggagacactagaaacttcggtggacaatgaggagcatggctttatattggaacaagtggaggaagccatgatagttgaagagaaagaagtggttgaagatttaggagatgctgaacctccatgggaatcaagaactgTAAAGAATTTCGCCGAGACATTCgaatttgatgccaaggaggatagtgtacaacctccaatgcatataccttgtaaaaaattggacggaacagactaAGAAATTGATTCCAAAGGCAGTGATGaccatgaatcaagctctcctagtcacgaacttacatccgcaactgaactccttgaacCTGAAGAGCCTTATCCAAGAGagtacgaagatgatgtcgaggtagatttctctcaacctccaacttatgacttgagtgacgaggaagacatagaagactttgatcaagacacagttgcagttgaagaattttgcaaagaagtggaggaattcacagaagaatacaagggagtagagcttacagaaccactggaaacacctatcccaaggccattaccacctaatacaagcttcaagtgggtacaatccttaacctttatctttacttttccacttgaatatggtttgcttgaaacagatggccagcttagagctctctgcggatTTAAGagcaagagggaaatggctcgtgctcagagctggtgtgcaagattcaataaggttccacgcttcaattcgaagtgcacggattggtaccaagttcaattgaacgggtctcggaagacgtttggtcatcttggtgagaatacaatttctaaaccgcccggatagaagaatatagatcaagacaaaggcggatttaaaagcaaagtttgggatcctggaatctattctgacattagtcactccgggagcctgagaatctgtttgaagctgctcagaagctttacatgcctagtttgggaccctggaggctgttggcattccaaacattggtggagatttctggatgaatttaagcataagccaccataacaggaagctcatcaaatgtccaacttaaggactttaactaaaagtgctaggtgggagacaacccaccatggtatgatcgttcctgttttagttttattttgttttgtctgtttttatattatattattttcattgaacctgaataCTATTCATAGTATTTGCATCagcattgcatattgcataattacaaaaaaaatgcacgcgacgcgtaagcgtcgctgacgcgtccgcgtcacaagtgcattaggaagaaaaggaaagtgaATAGAAAGTCATGCaaaagtgtggctggaggcgtgcctttggcacaaattattCCCGCGACCGCGTCGCTAACACGTtcacgtcagttgcgaaaaatacctcccacgcgtccgcgtcactcacgcgaacgcgtgatctggaaatcggcgtaaaaatccaacgcccagaaatctgggctggaattgtgcggctggtgtgcgtttagcacaaaacggcccacgcgttcgcgtcccggACGCGAACGCATCATTTGCAAAACACTTATCCCacacgaaagcgtgagcgacgcgttcgcgtcgcgtggGTAGTATAGccccctaaatggagacagagaaTTGCGTTGAAACAACGCtggaagtgtgcgtctagcacaaatttcagcgacgcggtcgcgtgcctcacgcatccgcgtcattcatcttttacccattccatgcgatcgcgtcaattaTGCGACTGCGTCAATCCCATTTCACCCTAGCCACGtaatcgcgtgccccacgcgttcgcgtggatttgaatccactaaccccaagtcacgcgaaccctaaccCCATCGCGCCCCCATANNNNNNNNNNNNNNNNNNNNNNNNNNNNNNNNNNNNNNNNNNNNNNCTGCTCTGCCACCGCGCCACTGTGCCCCCCAGCGCCGCCgcatcaccaccaccatctctctacCCTCACCTCTGTTCTTACacataccaggttccgccgaacgtcAATTTCTCTATCACTCGTAGTTAGTTGCTTTTTTTTCATattatgttcaaattaggatagttagagatgcatgttgtagtggattataggtggttaggtagctaggatgtggttagtggatttaggcctgataattgcccCGTTCTTG
The DNA window shown above is from Arachis ipaensis cultivar K30076 chromosome B08, Araip1.1, whole genome shotgun sequence and carries:
- the LOC107613127 gene encoding actin-depolymerizing factor 3-like isoform X5, which gives rise to MENAASGMAVHDDCKLWFLELKTKRTHRFIVFKIEENQKQVIVEKLGEPAQGYKDFAACLPPNECRYAIYDFEFLTEVLYRNMIPSNFTMNTSNVMASLSTDLLGSASKTENTNFLESAFFSGLPVYYLQKQCTENSTFSFPLQIESYSIQQGDFIYNVSSFSPTKHFIIHSRKGLLNGISPVENRNIPPLKLNLFAIFLLLFS
- the LOC107613127 gene encoding actin-depolymerizing factor 3-like isoform X2; the protein is MENAASGMAVHDDCKLWFLELKTKRTHRFIVFKIEENQKQVIVEKLGEPAQGYKDFAACLPPNECRYAIYDFEFLTEVLYRNMIPSNFTMNTSNVMASLSTDLLGSASKTENTNFLESAFFSGLPVYYLQKQCTENSTFSFPLQIESYSIQQGDFIYNVSSFSPTKHFIIHSRKGLLNGISPVENRNIPPLKYEYFYGLLHDFPNLTFTINGGIFGIDEPALEC
- the LOC107613127 gene encoding actin-depolymerizing factor 3-like isoform X4 — translated: MENAASGMAVHDDCKLWFLELKTKRTHRFIVFKIEENQKQVIVEKLGEPAQGYKDFAACLPPNECRYAIYDFEFLTEVLYRNMIPSNFTMNTSNVMASLSTDLLGSASKTENTNFLESAFFSGLPVYYLQKQCTENSTFSFPLQIESYSIQQGDFIYNVSSFSPTKHFIIHSRKGLLNGISPVENRNIPPLNQHWNVDSCSFSLEPC
- the LOC107613127 gene encoding actin-depolymerizing factor 3-like isoform X3, translated to MENAASGMAVHDDCKLWFLELKTKRTHRFIVFKIEENQKQVIVEKLGEPAQGYKDFAACLPPNECRYAIYDFEFLTEVLYRNMIPSNFTMNTSNVMASLSTDLLGSASKTENTNFLESAFFSGLPVYYLQKQCTENSTFSFPLQIESYSIQQGDFIYNVSSFSPTKHFIIHSRKGLLNGISPVENRNIPPLNIGMLIHVHFLWNHVDSCHFLFSVVLLIFI
- the LOC107613127 gene encoding uncharacterized protein LOC107613127 isoform X1, yielding MENAASGMAVHDDCKLWFLELKTKRTHRFIVFKIEENQKQVIVEKLGEPAQGYKDFAACLPPNECRYAIYDFEFLTEVLYRNMIPSNFTMNTSNVMASLSTDLLGSASKTENTNFLESAFFSGLPVYYLQKQCTENSTFSFPLQIESYSIQQGDFIYNVSSFSPTKHFIIHSRKGLLNGISPVENRNIPPLKYEYFYGLLHDFPNLTFTINGGIFGIDEIELIRNLFVALFLASIGMLIHVHFLWNHVDSCHFLFSVVLLIFI